From one Gemmatimonadota bacterium genomic stretch:
- a CDS encoding universal stress protein translates to MPRRVTVPLDGSRFAEFAIPYARAFAGAEGRLDLVSVVEAPSAVGFPGYEEVAGRMLEEYYEALRTRLAAADVEADEVVLSGSAARKILDHVEAEGSDLVVLATHGRGPFSRVWLGSVADGVLRHASLPVLLVRPHETEQSDLAAAPMPARIVVPLDGSELAERTIPALERFGLAAGATLLLVRAVGFPHSVASPYLPHTIVENRQLVEEERSRAEAYLERVAADLAARGLKTETAVVLAEFVAHGILDHARETQADFIAMASHGRGGLERLLLGSVADKVVRGSDVPVLVVPARSKDP, encoded by the coding sequence ATGCCCAGACGCGTGACGGTGCCCCTGGACGGCTCGCGCTTCGCCGAGTTCGCCATCCCCTACGCTCGTGCCTTCGCCGGTGCCGAGGGTCGGTTGGACCTCGTCTCCGTGGTCGAGGCGCCATCGGCGGTCGGCTTCCCCGGCTACGAGGAGGTCGCCGGGCGGATGCTGGAGGAGTACTACGAGGCGCTACGGACCCGCCTGGCCGCCGCGGACGTGGAGGCCGACGAGGTGGTCCTCTCGGGCTCCGCCGCCCGCAAGATCCTGGATCACGTGGAGGCGGAAGGCTCCGACCTCGTGGTGCTGGCCACCCACGGCCGAGGCCCCTTCAGCCGGGTGTGGCTGGGCAGCGTCGCGGACGGCGTGCTGCGCCACGCCTCCCTGCCGGTGCTGCTCGTCCGGCCGCACGAGACCGAGCAGTCGGATCTCGCCGCCGCGCCGATGCCGGCGCGCATCGTGGTCCCACTCGACGGCTCGGAGCTGGCCGAACGCACGATCCCGGCGTTGGAACGGTTCGGTCTGGCCGCCGGCGCAACCCTGCTCCTGGTCCGCGCCGTGGGCTTCCCGCACTCGGTGGCGTCGCCCTACCTGCCCCACACGATCGTGGAGAACCGGCAGCTCGTGGAGGAGGAGCGCTCCCGCGCCGAGGCGTACCTGGAGCGGGTGGCCGCCGACCTGGCCGCGCGCGGTCTGAAGACCGAAACCGCCGTGGTGCTGGCGGAGTTCGTCGCGCACGGGATCCTCGATCATGCGCGGGAAACCCAGGCCGACTTCATCGCCATGGCCTCCCACGGGCGCGGTGGCCTGGAGCGCCTGCTCCTCGGAAGCGTCGCCGACAAGGTGGTGCGGGGGTCGGACGTCCCCGTGCTCGTGGTCCCCGCACGCAGCAAGGACCCGTAG
- a CDS encoding response regulator transcription factor, with amino-acid sequence MIRVLLADDHAMFRAGLKALLEAESGIQVVGEAADGDAAIDAVRSLRPDVVIMDLAMPGTSGLDATRRIAALGYGTRILVLTAHAEEEYLVPVIEAGASGYLTKTSADRTLVDALRVVARGEVYLPPRATTLLLKRYRAEDQDGDGGLGALSAREREVLALTAEGFSSREIGERLFISPKTVDTYRARIMEKLGLNHRSELVRFALHVGLLRDV; translated from the coding sequence ATGATCCGGGTACTGTTGGCGGACGATCACGCCATGTTCCGCGCGGGGCTGAAGGCCCTGCTGGAGGCGGAGTCGGGGATCCAGGTGGTCGGGGAGGCCGCCGATGGCGACGCGGCGATCGACGCCGTGCGCAGTCTGCGACCGGACGTGGTCATCATGGATCTGGCCATGCCGGGGACCAGCGGCCTGGACGCCACCCGGCGCATCGCGGCGCTCGGGTACGGCACGCGGATCCTGGTGCTCACGGCGCACGCGGAGGAGGAGTATCTGGTGCCGGTCATCGAGGCCGGCGCCAGCGGCTATCTCACCAAGACCAGCGCCGACCGTACCCTGGTGGACGCGTTGCGCGTGGTCGCGCGGGGAGAGGTCTACCTGCCGCCGCGGGCCACCACGCTGCTGCTCAAGCGCTATCGCGCGGAGGATCAGGACGGCGACGGCGGGCTCGGCGCGCTGAGCGCGCGGGAGCGCGAGGTGCTGGCCCTCACGGCCGAGGGGTTCAGCTCCCGCGAGATCGGGGAGCGGCTGTTCATCTCGCCCAAGACCGTGGACACGTACCGGGCGCGCATCATGGAGAAGCTGGGGCTCAACCATCGGTCCGAGCTGGTGCGCTTCGCCCTGCACGTCGGTCTGCTGCGGGACGTGTGA
- a CDS encoding PAS domain-containing sensor histidine kinase: protein MADLPDAAPAARAQRMPGWYERVFTDSPDGIVIVGAEGRISALNARAAQQFGYGWDELVGQSVEVLVPEDFRRLHERQRSDYERTPGWRPMGLGLDVRGRRRDGTIFPIEIALAPVHTDGQRYVIAMIRDLTEWTRTRRERAAIVRAMERERQRIAYELHDDSLQRLAASLIHLHLAARNVPTEQAREILAIRDALAEVADGIRRVASGLRPPEIEQVGVAAALSAWTRMHEEQEAPAFALEAQPIDALLDEEERLVLYRVLQEAITNAVRHSRARTVRITLHAEEHSVVGAVIDDGTGFDVEAVTAETGGLGLAGMSERAAVVGAALEIVSAPGAGTRVEVTLRRRTPAVAPGVPEEDV from the coding sequence ATGGCAGACCTTCCGGACGCCGCCCCCGCGGCGCGCGCACAGCGCATGCCCGGTTGGTACGAACGGGTTTTCACCGACTCCCCCGACGGCATCGTGATCGTGGGAGCCGAGGGCCGCATCAGTGCCCTGAACGCCCGCGCGGCCCAGCAGTTCGGCTACGGATGGGACGAGCTGGTCGGGCAGTCCGTGGAGGTCCTCGTGCCCGAGGATTTCCGCAGGCTGCACGAGCGTCAGCGGTCCGACTACGAACGGACCCCGGGATGGCGTCCCATGGGTCTGGGGCTCGACGTCCGCGGACGACGCAGGGACGGCACCATCTTCCCCATCGAGATCGCGTTGGCCCCCGTCCACACGGACGGCCAGCGCTACGTGATCGCGATGATCCGCGATCTGACCGAATGGACACGGACGCGCCGCGAGCGGGCCGCCATCGTGCGGGCCATGGAGCGGGAGCGCCAACGCATCGCCTACGAGCTGCACGACGACTCCCTGCAACGGCTGGCAGCCTCGTTGATCCACCTCCACCTCGCGGCCCGCAACGTCCCCACGGAACAGGCGCGGGAGATCCTCGCCATCCGCGACGCGCTGGCCGAGGTCGCTGACGGGATCCGTCGGGTCGCGAGCGGGTTGCGACCGCCGGAGATCGAACAGGTGGGCGTGGCCGCCGCCCTCAGCGCCTGGACGCGCATGCACGAGGAGCAGGAGGCGCCCGCCTTCGCGCTGGAGGCGCAGCCGATCGACGCGCTACTGGACGAGGAGGAGCGCCTGGTCCTGTACCGCGTCCTCCAGGAGGCCATCACCAATGCGGTCCGGCACAGCCGGGCCCGGACGGTGCGCATCACGCTGCACGCCGAGGAGCACTCGGTGGTCGGAGCGGTCATCGACGACGGCACCGGCTTCGACGTGGAAGCGGTGACGGCGGAGACCGGGGGTCTCGGCCTCGCCGGGATGAGCGAGCGGGCGGCCGTCGTGGGCGCCGCGCTGGAGATCGTGTCCGCGCCGGGTGCGGGCACGCGAGTGGAGGTCACGTTGCGCAGGCGAACCCCAGCGGTCGCCCCGGGCGTGCCGGAGGAGGACGTATGA
- a CDS encoding MgtC/SapB family protein: MFEADGEQLALLGRVALAMLLGGVIGFEREIAGKPAGIRTHMLVAGMATVLVGLGQALIGLYDLDAPASALRADPIRIVEAIITGISFLGAGSIIRREGSEIEGLTTAASILFTATVGIAMAVGQIVLAVGLVILGFVVLRPVDRLERWIERRRANRRRSHAS; the protein is encoded by the coding sequence ATGTTCGAAGCCGACGGGGAGCAGCTGGCGTTGCTGGGGCGCGTCGCGCTGGCGATGCTCCTCGGCGGCGTGATCGGGTTCGAGCGCGAGATCGCGGGGAAGCCGGCGGGGATCCGCACCCACATGCTGGTCGCGGGCATGGCCACGGTCCTGGTGGGACTCGGTCAGGCGCTGATCGGTCTCTACGATCTCGACGCGCCCGCCTCGGCGCTGCGCGCCGATCCCATCCGGATCGTGGAGGCGATCATCACCGGGATCAGCTTCCTGGGCGCCGGGAGCATCATCCGTCGGGAAGGCAGCGAGATCGAAGGCCTGACCACCGCGGCCTCCATCCTCTTCACGGCGACCGTGGGGATCGCGATGGCGGTGGGACAGATCGTGCTGGCCGTCGGCCTGGTGATCCTGGGGTTCGTGGTGCTCCGCCCCGTGGACCGACTGGAGCGCTGGATCGAACGGCGTCGCGCGAACCGTCGCCGGTCGCACGCGTCCTGA
- a CDS encoding pyridoxamine 5'-phosphate oxidase family protein, which produces MDAPQPGPRFRRLEPEEALALLQRNHVGRLAYARGGRVDIEPLHYVYDEGWLYGRTSEGTKIEATGKEWWPVAFEVDEIESMFEWRSVVVQGGFYVLKEDDPRQEDLRAFAIERLRTLVPATLTVGDPTPDRTLVFRISVQDIEGREATSG; this is translated from the coding sequence ATGGACGCGCCGCAGCCGGGTCCCCGGTTCCGGCGGCTCGAGCCCGAGGAAGCGCTGGCGCTGCTCCAGCGCAACCACGTGGGTCGGCTCGCGTACGCGCGCGGCGGCCGCGTCGACATCGAGCCCCTGCACTACGTCTACGACGAAGGCTGGTTGTACGGCCGCACGTCGGAGGGCACGAAGATCGAGGCGACCGGGAAGGAGTGGTGGCCGGTCGCGTTCGAGGTGGACGAGATCGAGTCGATGTTCGAGTGGCGTAGCGTGGTGGTGCAGGGCGGGTTCTACGTGCTGAAGGAGGACGATCCCCGTCAGGAGGACCTGCGGGCGTTCGCGATCGAGCGCCTGCGTACGCTGGTCCCCGCGACGCTCACCGTCGGGGATCCCACGCCCGACCGCACGCTCGTGTTCCGCATCTCCGTGCAGGACATCGAAGGCCGGGAGGCGACGAGCGGCTGA